AGGAGGTCGGGCAGCGCGGCCAGGATGCCGCTGTGCTGTGCGTTGTCGCGCGACAGGTGCAACTTCCCGGTGTCGGCCCATAGTTGCTCCGCCGGCCTCGGGGTGCCGTCGAACACGGGCGCCAGGTCGTAGCGCCGCAGCTCTCTTATGATCGCCGCCGCGCTGATCAGCCACTGGTTCGCCGGAGCGGCCCGGGTGTACGGCCGGTCGATCAGCTCGTTGGGGTGAATGTGCAGGGCCCCGGCGACGGCGTTGATGACACTGGTGCGGTCCAGCTCGATGCGGCCCTTCTCCGCCTTGGACACCCATCCCTGGGTGCGCCCGAGAGCGGCGGCGACATCGGCCTGGGTGAGGCCGAGCCGGAGGCGCGCGTCGCGCATCCGTTGGCCGATGGACTGCGCCTCGTCCATCACCGCACCGTCCCGGCGGCGGTGGTGTGCGCGGGCCGTGCTGCGCGCATGATGGTCTCCGTGTTCGTCCGGCGGTAGCACTCAGGACGGTACCCTCCGTCAGCTTGAGGCCGACAGCGAACGGCCCTGGCGGTCCGTCCTTCGCGAGCCACTGTCCACCTGATCCCACCCCGAGAAGGGCGGCCCATGCCGACCATTGCCGTCACCGGCCACATGGACCTGACCGACGCGACCGTGCCCCTGGTCTCCGCGGCCCTGCGCGACCTGCTGGCCGCGTACCCGCCCGCCGACCTCGTCGGCGTCTCGTGCCTCGCGGCCGGCGCGGACAGCCTGTTCGCCGAGGCCGTGGTGGCGGCCGGTGGCCGCTTGGTCCTGGTGATCCCCTCCCGGGACTACCGGGAACGGAAGGTGAAGCCCGAGCAGGCCGCGCAGTTCGACCGCTTGGCCGAGGCCGCCGCCGAGGTCGTCACCATGCCGGTGGAGCGCGCCGGGCGGGAGGCGTACGAAGCCGCGGGAAAGGAGTTGCTGCGCCGCGCCGACCGGCTCGTGGCCGTGTGGGACGGCCGGCCGCCGAATGGGAGGGGCGGCACGGCCGACACCGTGCTGCAAGCGCGGGAGGCCGGCCTGCCCGTGGACGTCGTCTGGCCCGCGGGCGCCGCGCGTCGCGGCTGAGGAAGCCCGGTCGCAGCGATCAGGGACGTCGCTCGGCGGCTGACACGGGCTGGCGGGGCCCCGGGCGCACGGGCAGGATCGTTCCATGGCGATCGCGGGAGTGCTTTTTGATTTCTCCGGGACCCTCATGCGCATCGAGTCGGCCGAGTCCTGGCTGCGGGTCGCGGCCGAACGCACGGGCACCGCGTTCGAGCCCTCGGAGCTCGCGGAACGGGCCGCCGCCCTCGAAGCGGCCGGCGCGCTGCCGGGCGGCGGACCGCCGCAGTCGGTGCCGCCGGAGCTGGCCGGGCTCTGGCGGGAGAGGGACCGGGACGCGAGCGGGCACCGGGCCCTGTACACCGGGCTGGCCCGGCAGGTTCCGCTGCCGCGGCCCGAGCTGTACGACGTCCTGTACGACCGGCACATGGAGCCCGAGGCGTGGCATCCCTATCCGGACACGTCCCGGGTGCTGGGCGAGCTGTCGGACCGCGGCCTGGGCGTGGCGGTGGTCAGCAACATCGGCTGGGACCTGCGCCCGCTGTTCCGGTCGCACGGTTTGGACCGGTGGGTCGACGCGTTCGTGCTGTCGTACGAGCACGGTGTGCAGAAGCCCGACCCCCGGCTGTTCCGCGAGGCGTGCGACGCGCTCGGCGTTCCGCCGCAGCAGGCGCTGATGGTGGGCGACGACCCGGTGGCGGACGCGGGCGCGGCGGCGCTCGGGTGCGCCGTTCACCTGGTGGCTCACCTGCCGACCGGGGAGCGCCCCGACGGGCTGCTGCCAGTGCTCCGGCTGGTGGGCTGACCGGCCCTGCGGGCGGGGGCGGCGGAAAAGGAGCAGGTGGTGGCAGGGAGAAGGCGGTATCGGGCGGTCCCCCGCGCCGCCCGATACCGCCACCGGCGCCGGGCAGTGGTCCGCCCGACCGGGGCGGCTGTCCGGTGCCGTGCTGAGTATATTGACTGTGAGCCAGTCAACGGGAGTCCAGCATGTCCCCTCGAAGCGCTTCGGTCAATGAAGAAATGCGCCGACGCTCTCGCCAACGGCTCCTCGACGCGACCGTCGAGCTGGTTTCCGAGCGCGGCTACGAGGCCACGACGCTCGGAGACATCGCAGACCGGGCGGGGGCGGCCCGCGGTTTGATCTCGTACTACTTCCCGGGCAAGCGGCAGCTGCTCCAGTCGGCGGTGCACCGCATGATGCATCTCACACTTCAGGAGGCGCTGGAGCGCGAGCCCGAGCCCTCGGGGCCGCACGCGGGGCAGGAATGGCTCGCGCGCGCGATCGACGCCATACTCGGGCTGGCCCGGGACCGGCCGGTGCTGATGCGTGCGCACATGGCGGGGCTGCTCCAGCAGG
Above is a genomic segment from Streptomyces marincola containing:
- a CDS encoding HAD family hydrolase translates to MAIAGVLFDFSGTLMRIESAESWLRVAAERTGTAFEPSELAERAAALEAAGALPGGGPPQSVPPELAGLWRERDRDASGHRALYTGLARQVPLPRPELYDVLYDRHMEPEAWHPYPDTSRVLGELSDRGLGVAVVSNIGWDLRPLFRSHGLDRWVDAFVLSYEHGVQKPDPRLFREACDALGVPPQQALMVGDDPVADAGAAALGCAVHLVAHLPTGERPDGLLPVLRLVG
- a CDS encoding TetR/AcrR family transcriptional regulator, yielding MSPRSASVNEEMRRRSRQRLLDATVELVSERGYEATTLGDIADRAGAARGLISYYFPGKRQLLQSAVHRMMHLTLQEALEREPEPSGPHAGQEWLARAIDAILGLARDRPVLMRAHMAGLLQQEGFIQCVEQQRLAALLRDAITRYGSADPDRDYPLLRALLMGTVVAQLLPGAALPLARLRAEVFSRYGLPWSLGVPPGDEPSGGTPPQVLLPQR